In Drosophila willistoni isolate 14030-0811.24 chromosome XR unlocalized genomic scaffold, UCI_dwil_1.1 Seg144, whole genome shotgun sequence, one DNA window encodes the following:
- the LOC6639365 gene encoding uncharacterized protein LOC6639365, whose amino-acid sequence MDERLKHGIMGPPTQTNPTLNQNQINAVNNNTNKNSSQSSKRIINKIPLDFNKLKQAGLDRKLAEALSKRNKNDKNPQQQLQPNETLMSPASSTSSSSSSSAAAAVISGEAAAAAASSFHSQQQQQYQGTNQMSQRQPAPQPIKKRSFISNYIEKIVPETTTTTSASERSLHVTAMLKNRILNNNKSLMEQQLTQQAANGEDVGGTTYRYQIPTNLNTTPTVDFTVPIAKADLTVRPKKPSVVLNLINQLPKQRAKCFQLPITNNQHQQQQSIVALSSSSSSSSSTVKSPSPPLIVLENKVLAPNEKINLSDLRLPTTSMTVAAPHTSNSTQENITEMTKVANLKTLSSSSSSSSTSPGAGGGIKKKWVFNANKLKVSREKRAEIAKEVLEQVKQVEQKPKTSSGESSFQTYPNASPLQSPLISPVMLVSPPPQKTFFPSPVAAPAAQLSPEEPSCTSPADSLITPISVCDPSSPEMTPEAKPKILSAVDYIAQLTANDPNYENSFMELSPEELEMSLHFGYTAPVRKSAVQLELQPQCEPDPEPEPKAVSVAVPLSEPTEPEPEPPKEDLAIGNIVKIQDIDILHATMDVMDGDTANVLRISPNAIKLQSMLTSEGSNMIEPKDVEASNTIRVTKINQNSEKDLRTQLKMSETSKTIKMRKAKINLVTRNKKPPIRQTQETHNGQELGEKEKEQELSQVIDIPKGEGQEPIIETKDSIIANIEHNVIQSPSEEIQPKSASERDLTQLYHPPKMPKLKHNNNNNNNNNNNIIIEEPPQATNNVSLIDIINQEPSPLQGEAQVPFRKEMETEPQPKHETQNEPEPITETDTSSRPTEPLGIQNLLNHLKAENITPPAESKPITSSSNTISSPPSKVVPRKKLVKTRPFLAKRTSKSNGNEETSAPIFPRNGSLLGEIQTNGALSRLTSSSTSEDDGMFLAILSKGKRVKHLKSVHETDISDDATPDYDETEGETESQMPNEKPKTAANLCEENKIDVSMEIEDDNSLDQSNHSWSEQIEEPSPHSFPSESDENVNVTAASVIDPPKETKEVSAVEDAEPELLNDSATIEEPVIINQKLDQSMEIDLSPIPGAAAAADVKPKKSKKKSPKSKNNMSDDLQQSPVLEKVNNDLIDTAKDQALDEERKATPKNCLTNETSDKLIDDLRPKEEILSPLKTKSNSPVPEEFVKVLETEQSAPLDESSTNCPEEYESLNASLSLVGPEVDGQLSGKQNDEELSDKPSSKSVTTEGQEAAVEQPALLLITPKRRGRKPKAAKTPQVPEQAPEPTAVEKEEQTNPPPLITPKRRGRKPRSLLIAEAAQAAQVAAATAEVEKVEPNPPVITPKRRGRKPRNPAPEVEAEVVAKAEEEKKEPKPSSVPPLITPKRRGRKPRNPVETVTTEPQSDKETVPHPEPEPEPAKQNEVVIGGEEEPHTFATPLEKPAPKRRGRKPRNREEPPAKKTKLDDQTDESFDEAIFARNPIDLGPQNVFNLRLLLIRNREQLDSEEELREEGRGSGPLQCGLCLVRTSKEGWLDHLDEHYGIGWTTDEMPSSVSRSVIITLMSLYLKDNKAKGCTCRLCGRKLSSALGMVGHLENCGTAPQRFECEYCKRMYSKLSLIQHQRSCPSRLMTQKDSSGPGAEDDAEQGEDKDEEPVYSNSGRAKRRSTIKAETKLKKIRVQMQTGDESQNPNDFEGDSSDYDMNKDKESSDEYESDGVNSSLADDEDATNKTPKAIRRRVRRSRATPSSRLKANMFSRYRILGDVVTKKWKQFTKFNYAKKSLYADCLPSYVKLSWTEAYELLNSSRQTKSMRFAYDKVRDECDWRELKPLEAINTKNEYITYLGAPIRQLEWAPLPKTVSDQYLMCSLRRKMHGYTRNIDAKEHNALMMLLKCTLDTNRAGSAKNWPLQTKLHYGIRVPKGPVFSFAFMPSGGYMESANRLGLLAVATASSNVEIYALPLQLTSDEVKPKCGADSVIELNSLMTLCLDMNASVQDQCTKVCWSEGSGHGLLVAGYASGNVALWDISDTEGLNCFKSNNHCTFVPMHYFFLGELNIQILNLHYDMSGPRWLAVGTSTRKLRVYDILNCSQPVPLVGDGAVNNFFRGCITWPPIWENIAIGCSSIFQKSFTRLLLLNPCGLLYNTKSLDYVLYTARDIHFNCAENYVTVVTENGDLVFVNPREMNMDPVIHKVTYNCRAVSCTEVSKLSPEESSSKTQAALKPDDFQRDYGVIIKPLLPMPKENKDDYLMESRRQNNELMTMIRLNAVRCNSNKLANNWVAVGAEHGMLRILNFQRNDFF is encoded by the exons ATGGATGAGAGACTGAAACATGGTATAATGGGGCCACCAACGCAAACTAATCCAACTTTgaaccaaaatcaaattaatgcggttaacaacaacaccaacaagaATTCGTCGCAGTCGTCGAAAcgtattataaataaaattcctttggattttaataaattaaaacagGCTGGCTTAGATCGTAAGCTGGCTGAAGCCTTAagcaaacgaaataaaaatgacaaaaatcCACAGCAACAATTGCAACCCAACGAAACTTTAATGTCGCCTGCTTCCTCTACCTCTTCCTCATCCTCatcttctgctgctgctgcagtcaTATCCGGtgaagctgcagcagcagcagcatcatcatttcactcacagcagcaacaacaatatcaaGGGACAAACCAAATGTCACAGCGCCAGCCTG CGCCACAACCGATTAAAAAACGTTCATTTATATCGAATTATATTGAGAAAATTGTACCAgagacaacgacgacgacttCAGCGAGCGAACGTTCATTACATGTTACGGCAATGCTTAAAAAtagaatattaaataataacaaatcATTAATGGAGCAGCAGCTAACGCAGCAGGCAGCAAACGGTGAAGATGTTGGTGGGACCACATATAGATATCAGATACCCACAAACTTGAATACAACGCCGACGGTTGATTTTACAGTGCCCATTGCCAAAGCGGATTTGACAGTGCGTCCAAAGAAACCATCAGTTGTCCTTAATTTGATCAATCAATTGCCCAAACAACGGGCAAAATGCTTTCAATTGCCTATAACCAACaatcaacatcaacagcaacaatcaaTCGTGGCCTTATCCTCATCTTCATCCTCATCCTCGTCAACTGTAAAGAGTCCTTCTCCGCCATTAATTGTTCTAGAGAATAAAGTGCTGGCCCCCAATGAGAAGATCAATTTGAGTGATTTGCGTTTGCCTACAACATCTATGACAGTTGCTGCTCCGCATACATCCAATTCCACTCAAGAGAATATTACTGAAATGACCAAAGTAGCTAATCTTAAgacattatcatcatcatcatcatcgtcatcaacGTCAcctggtgctggtggtggcaTTAAAAAGAAATGGGTTTTTAATGCCAATAAGCTGAAAGTGTCACGAGAGAAACGTGCTGAAATAGCAAAAGAGGTGCTCGAACAAGTGAAACAAGTGGAGCAAAAGCCAAAGACATCTTCTGGAGAGTCCAGTTTTCAAACGTATCCAAATGCATCTCCTTTGCAATCGCCTTTGATTTCACCAGTAATGTTAGTATCACCGCCACCACAGAAAACTTTCTTTCCCTCTCCCGTTGCTGCTCCAGCAGCTCAACTTTCTCCTGAGGAGCCATCTTGCACATCACCCGCAGATTCATTAATCACACCAATATCTGTTTGTGATCCATCGTCACCAGAAATGACACCAGAAGCAAAGCCAAAGATCCTTTCTGCTGTTGATTACATTGCCCAGTTAACCGCCAATGATCCCAATTATGAAAATAGCTTTATGGAATTGTCACCCGAAGAGTTAGAGATGAGTCTCCACTTTGGTTATACAGCTCCTGTACGTAAATCAGCAGTCCAACTTGAATTGCAACCACAATGTGAACCTGATCCTGAACCAGAACCCAAAGCCGTCTCTGTAGCCGTACCTCTAAGTGAACCAACTGAACCTGAACCTGAGCCTCCTAAGGAAGATCTGGCAATTGGTAATATAGTAAAAATTCAGGATATTGATATATTACATGCCACCATGGATGTGATGGATGGTGATACAGCCAATGTCCTACGCATTAGTCCCAATGCAATTAAATTGCAGAGTATGCTGACTTCTGAGGGGAGCAATATGATTGAGCCAAAAGATGTGGAAGCCAGTAATACAATTCGAGTGacaaaaatcaatcaaaattcGGAGAAAGATTTAAGAACACAACTAAAAATGAGTGAAACGtcaaaaactattaaaatgAGGAAGGCAAAAATTAATCTAGTAACACGAAATAAGAAACCACCAATTAGGCAGACTCAAGAAACACACAATGGTCAAGAGCTGGgggagaaggagaaggagcaGGAGCTATCCCAAGTGATTGATATTCCAAAAGGTGAAGGTCAAGAGCCGATTATCGAGACAAAGGATTCTATAATAGCCAACATTGAGCATAATGTTATCCAAAGTCCTTCGGAAGAAATTCAACCAAAATCTGCAAGTGAACGTGATCTAACCCAGCTATATCATCCACCTAAGATGCCCAAGCTTAagcacaataataataataataataataacaacaataatattattattgaagAACCACCTCAAGCTACCAATAATGTGTCGCTAATAGATATAATAAACCAAGAGCCGTCTCCATTGCAGGGTGAAGCTCAGGTGCCATTTCGCAAAGAGATGGAAACCGAACCACAGCCTAAACATGAAACTCAAAATGAACCTGAACCTATAACTGAAACTGACACCTCCTCCAGGCCGACAGAGCCATTgggtatacaaaatttattaaatcaTTTGAAAGCTGAAAATATTACGCCTCCGGCAGAAAGTAAaccgatcaccagcagcagcaataccATCTCATCTCCACCATCCAAGGTCGTGCCCAGAAAGAAACTAGTAAAAACCCGACCCTTTCTAGCCAAACGTACATCAAAATCGAATGGCAATGAGGAGACGTCGGCTCCAATTTTTCCCCGTAACGGATCACTTTTGGGTGAGATTCAAACAAATGGCGCTCTAAGTCGTCTGACCTCTTCGAGTACAAGCGAAGATGATGGAATGTTTTTGGCTATCCTATCTAAGGGTAAGAGAGTGAAGCATTTAAAGTCAGTCCACGAGACTGACATCAGCGATGATGCAACACCAGATTATGATGAGACCGAGGGCGAGACCGAGTCACAAATGCCGAATGAGAAACCAAAGACTGCTGCCAATCTGTGTGAGGAGAACAAAATAGATGTTTCCATGGAAATAGAGGATGACAACAGCTTAGACCAATCCAATCACAGTTGGAGCGAACAAATTGAAGAGCCAAGTCCTCATTCTTTTCCTTCAGAGTCCGATGAAAATGTAAACGTGACTGCTGCATCTGTGATTGATCCTCCCAAAGAAACGAAAGAAGTTTCTGCAGTAGAAGATGCCGAGCCGGAACTTCTCAACGATTCAGCAACAATTGAAGAACCTGTGATTATAAATCAGAAGTTGGATCAATCGATGGAAATTGATTTATCTCCAATTCCaggggcagcagcagcagcagatgtAAAGCCAAAAAAGTCCAAAAAGAAATCCCCTAAAAGTAAGAACAATATGTCAGATGATTTGCAACAATCGCCAGTGCTGGAAAAAGTCAATAATGATTTAATAGATACTGCAAAAGACCAGGCCCTAGACGAGGAGAGAAAAGCGACTCCCAAGAATTGCCTAACTAATGAAACTTCTGATAAACTGATAGATGACTTAAGGCCAAAAGAAGAAATCCTTTCcccattaaaaacaaaaagcaattcTCCAGTTCCAGAAGAATTTGTCAAAGTATTGGAAACAGAACAAAGCGCTCCTTTGGACGAATCTTCTACTAATTGCCCAGAAGAATATGAATCTCTAAATGCTTCCTTATCACTAGTTGGACCCGAAGTTGATGGTCAGTTGTCTGGTAAACAAAATGATGAAGAATTGTCGGATAAGCCTAGTAGCAAATCGGTCACAACTGAAGGTCAGGAGGCTGCTGTAGAACAACCTGCTTTGCTTTTGATCACACCCAAACGACGTGGTCGTAAGCCAAAAGCGGCAAAGACGCCTCAAGTCCCCGAGCAAGCACCAGAGCCAACTGCAGTGGAAAAGGAGGAGCAGACAAATCCACCTCCTctaatcacacctaaacgtcGTGGACGCAAACCTCGTAGCCTACTAATCGCCGAGGCAGCTCAGGCTGCTCAGGTTGCTGCAGCTACTGCGGAAGTTGAAAAGGTTGAGCCTAATCCTCCAGTTATAACACCCAAACGTCGAGGTCGTAAGCCACGTAACCCAGCTCCAGAAGTAGAAGCAGAAGTTGTGGCAAAGGCGGAAGAGGAGAAGAAGGAGCCTAAACCATCAAGCGTGCCACCCTTGATTACACCAAAACGTCGCGGGCGTAAACCACGTAACCCAGTTGAAACAGTGACCACAGAGCCGCAAAGTGATAAGGAGACGGTGCCGCACCCGGAGCCTGAGCCAGAGCCAGCCAAACAGAATGAAGTTGTTATTGGAGGAGAAGAAGAACCACATACATTTGCCACACCTCTGGAGAAACCAGCACCCAAACGACGTGGTCGTAAGCCACGTAATCGTGAGGAACCTCCggcaaagaaaacaaaacttgACGACCAAACCGATGAAAGTTTTGATGAAGCCATTTTCGCACGCAACCCCATTGATCTGGGACCACAGAATGTATTCAATTTACGCTTACTCCTCATACGTAATCGTGAGCAATTGGATAGCGAAGAAGAGTTACGTGAAGAGGGCAGAGGATCGGGGCCATTGCAATGTGGATTGTGTCTGGTACGGACCAGCAAAGAGGGCTGGCTAGACCATTTGGATGAGCATTATGGCATAGGTTGGACCACAGATGAAATGCCGTCATCGGTTAGCCGCAGTGTCATTATCACTTTGATGAGCCTCTATCTCAAGGATAACAAAGCCAAAGGCTGCACTTGCCGCCTCTGTGGACGTAAGCTATCCTCAGCCCTGGGCATGGTGGGTCACTTGGAGAACTGTGGCACTGCGCCCCAACGCTTTGAATGTGAATACTGCAAACGTATGTATTCGAAACTCTCTCTCATTCAGCATCAGCGCAGTTGTCCGAGTCGCCTAATGACCCAGAAGGACTCGTCTGGCCCTGGAGCTGAAGACGATGCCGAGCAAGGTGAGGACAAGGATGAGGAACCCGTATACAGCAATTCAGGACGTGCCAAACGTAGATCTACCATCAA AGCCGAAACAAAACTAAAGAAGATACGCGTTCAAATGCAAACAGGCGATGAGTCACAAAATCCCAATGATTTTGAAGGCGACTCCTCCGACTATGATATGAACAAGGATAAGGAGTCATCGGATGAATATGAATCGGATGGCGTTAACTCTTCCCTAGCCGATGATGAGGATGCAACCAATAAAACTCCCAAGGCCATACGACGTCGAGTCCGTCGAAGCAGAGCAACACCATCATCACGTTTAAAAGCAAATA TGTTTTCTCGTTATCGCATCTTGGGCGATGTCGTCACTAAAAAATGGAAGCAATT cacaaaatttaattatgccAAAAAATCATTGTATGCAGACTGCTTGCCAAGCTATGTGAAACTATCATGGACAGAGGCCTATGAACTGCTCAACTCCTCCAGACAAACGAAATCTATGCGTTTTGCCTACGATAAGGTCAGAGATGAATGCGATTGGCGGGAACTGAAACCATTGGAGGCAATTAATACAAAGA aTGAATACATCACCTATTTGGGTGCACCTATAAGGCAACTGGAATGGGCTCCATTACCAAAGACAGTTAGTGACCAATATCTTATGTGTTCGCTGCGTCGCAAGATGCATGGATATACGCGTAATATCGATGCCAAAGAGCATAATGCCTTAATGATGCTACTCAAATGCACATTGGATACGAATCGTGCTGGCTCAGCAAAAAATTGGCCCCTACAGACGAAACTACATTATGGCATACGTGTGCCCAAGGGGCCAGTTTTTAGCTTTGCTTTTATGCCCAGCGGCGGCTATATGGAATCAGCCAATCGTTTGGGTCTTTTAGCTGTTGCCACGGCTTCGTCTAATGTGGAAATCTATGCCTTGCCCTTGCAACTAACATCCGATGAGGTGAAACCCAAGTGCGGAGCAGATTCAGTTATCGAACTAAATTCCTTGATGACTCTCTGCTTGGATATGAATGCTTCTGTGCAGGATCAATGCACTAAAGTCTGTTGGTCGGAA GGTTCTGGCCATGGTCTGTTAGTTGCTGGCTATGCCAGTGGTAATGTTGCCTTATGGGATATTTCGGATACAGAAGGACTTAATTGCTTTAAAAGCAATAATCATTGCACTTTTGTGCCTATGCATTATTTCTTCCTTGGCGAACTAAATATACAAA TTTTGAATCTTCACTATGATATGAGTGGGCCACGTTGGCTGGCAGTGGGCACTTCAACGCGCAAACTGCGAGTCTATGACATTCTCAATTGCTCGCAACCAGTGCCACTTGTTGGCGATGGAGCTGTGAATAATTTCTTCAGGGGATGCATCACATGGCCACCAATTTGGGAGAATATTGCCATCGGCTGCAGTAGTATCTTTCAAAAAA GCTTTACCAGGTTATTGTTATTGAATCCTTGTGGATTGCTCTATAATACCAAATCGCTTGATTATGTCCTATATACGGCACGTGACATACACTTTAATTGTGCGGAAAATTATGTAACTGTCGTCACAGAAAATGGTGACTTGGTGTTTGTAAATCCACGGGAAATGAACATGGATCCAGTGATACATAAGGTAACCTACAATTGTCGAGCTGTTTCATGTACTGAGGTATCTAAGCTAAGCCCTGAGGAATCATCATCGAAAACGCAAGCAGCACTCAAACCTGATGATTTTCAACGTGATTATGGTGTGATTATAAAGCCATTGTTACCAATGCCCAAAGAGAATAAGGATGACTACTTGATGGAATCGCGACGTCAAAATAATGAGCTAATGACAATGATACGTCTAAATGCAGTGCGCTGCAATTCGAATAAGTTAGCTAATAACTGGGTGGCTGTGGGTGCGGAACATGGCATGTTGCGTATTCTTAATTTTCAGCgaaatgatttcttttaa
- the LOC6639364 gene encoding facilitated trehalose transporter Tret1-2 homolog isoform X1 — MSTASSSNSSGGGDGGGGGSGNRANDDRKPGQNTEESSHLLEAAENGAKYGSRQADQDQENLLGNMVHTSTENRSRTFPQYVAALAAAGGAFACGTLLGWTSPAQTEIVDNPDYAFPVNDDQFSWVSSAMTLGAACVCIPIGFLINMIGRKWTMLFLVLPFLLGWGLLIWAKNLAMMYSSRFILGIAGGAFCVTAPMYTGEIAQKEIRGTLGSFFQLMITLGILFVYAIGAGLDVFYMSVVCGVLPIIFGVIFFFMPESPTYLVSKNRSESAVQSIQWLRGQQYDYAAELEELHETDRQIRENKVNVLSALNRPVTRKALAISLGLMFFQQVCGINAVIFYSKKIFEDANTGISSGMSTILVGVMQVVATFVSTLVVDKLGRRILLLASGIVMALSTTAIGVYFYLKDQDEDSVESITWLPVASLCVFIIMFSIGYGPVPWLMMGELFATDIKGFAGSIAGTTNWVLAFIVTKTFTNLNDSLGAGGTFWLFAGLTVIGVFFVFFAVPETKGKSLNEIQAELAGNRSTEQQIVNKN; from the exons ATGTCGACGGCATCATCAAGTAATTCCAGCGGCGGTGGCGATGGAGGAGGCGGAGGCAGCGGCAACCGGGCCAACGATGACAGAAAACCCGGCCAGAATACCGAGGAGAGTTCCCACCTGCTGGAGGCTGCCGAAAATGGTGCCAAATATGGTTCCAGGCAAGCG GATCAGGATCAGGAGAATCTACTTGGCAATATGGTGCATACATCGACCGAAAATAGATCCAGGACATTTCCGCAATATGTTGCCGCCTTGGCAGCAGCTGGCGGAGCCTTTGCCTGCGGTACACTCCTCGGTTGGACATCGCCGGCTCAAACGGAAATCGTTGATAATCCCGATTATGCATTTCCCGTCAACGATGATCAATTCTCATGGGTCAGCTCGGCCATGACTTTGGGTGCGGCCTGTGTCTGCATACCCATTGGCTTTCTCATCAATATGATTGGACGTAAATGGACAATGTTATTCCTTGTCCTGCCCTTCCTATTGGGTTGGGGTCTACTCATTTGGGCCAAGAATCTGGCCATGATGTATTCGTCACGTTTTATTCTGGGTATCGCTGGCGGTGCCTTCTGTGTGACAGCTCCCATGTATACGGGTGAGATAGCCCAAAAGGAAATCCGTGGCACCCTTGGCAGTTTCTTTCAATTGATGATCACCCTGGGTATTCTGTTTGTCTATGCCATTGGAGCCGGTTTGGATGTCTTCTACATGAGCGTGGTCTGCGGCGTTTTGCCAATCATATTTGGTGTCATATTCTTCTTTATGCCGGAATCTCCCACCTATTTG GTCTCCAAGAATCGTTCGGAAAGCGCTGTCCAGTCCATTCAATGGCTGCGTGGCCAACAATATGATTATGCCGCCGAATTGGAGGAATTGCATGAGACCGATCGCCAGATACGTGAGAATAAAGTGAATGTTTTGTCCGCCCTGAACCGTCCTGTAACACGCAAAGCTTTGGCCATCAGTCTGGGTCTTATGTTCTTCCAGCAAGTTTGCGGCATTAATGCTGTCATTTTCTATTCCAAGAAGATTTTCgag gaTGCCAACACTGGCATAAGCTCTGGCATGTCCACAATTTTGGTCGGTGTTATGCAAGTGGTTGCCACCTTCGTCTCCACTTTGGTGGTGGATAAACTCGGACGTCGTATTCTTCTATTGGCCTCGGGAATTGTTATGGCTCTGTCGACCACGGCTATTggtgtttatttctatttgaaGGATCAGGATGAGGACAGTGTGGAGAGCATCACTTGGTTGCCGGTGGCCAGCTTGTGTGTCTTCATTATTATGTTCTCGATTGGTTATGGCCCGGTGCCCTGGCTGATGATGGGTGAACTGTTTGCCACCGATATTAAGGGATTCGCCGGTTCGATTGCGGGCACAACCAACTGGGTGTTGGCCTTTATTGTGACCAAGACATTTACCAATCTGAACGATAGTCTGGGAGCTGGTGGCACTTTCTGGCTCTTTGCCGGCCTCACCGTAATTGGCGTCTTCTTTGTCTTCTTCGCTGTCCCCGAGACCAAGGGCAAGAGCTTGAACGAGATTCAAGCCGAATTGGCTGGCAATAGATCAACAGAGCAGCAAATTGTCAACAAgaattaa
- the LOC6639364 gene encoding facilitated trehalose transporter Tret1 isoform X2, which yields MVHTSTENRSRTFPQYVAALAAAGGAFACGTLLGWTSPAQTEIVDNPDYAFPVNDDQFSWVSSAMTLGAACVCIPIGFLINMIGRKWTMLFLVLPFLLGWGLLIWAKNLAMMYSSRFILGIAGGAFCVTAPMYTGEIAQKEIRGTLGSFFQLMITLGILFVYAIGAGLDVFYMSVVCGVLPIIFGVIFFFMPESPTYLVSKNRSESAVQSIQWLRGQQYDYAAELEELHETDRQIRENKVNVLSALNRPVTRKALAISLGLMFFQQVCGINAVIFYSKKIFEDANTGISSGMSTILVGVMQVVATFVSTLVVDKLGRRILLLASGIVMALSTTAIGVYFYLKDQDEDSVESITWLPVASLCVFIIMFSIGYGPVPWLMMGELFATDIKGFAGSIAGTTNWVLAFIVTKTFTNLNDSLGAGGTFWLFAGLTVIGVFFVFFAVPETKGKSLNEIQAELAGNRSTEQQIVNKN from the exons ATGGTGCATACATCGACCGAAAATAGATCCAGGACATTTCCGCAATATGTTGCCGCCTTGGCAGCAGCTGGCGGAGCCTTTGCCTGCGGTACACTCCTCGGTTGGACATCGCCGGCTCAAACGGAAATCGTTGATAATCCCGATTATGCATTTCCCGTCAACGATGATCAATTCTCATGGGTCAGCTCGGCCATGACTTTGGGTGCGGCCTGTGTCTGCATACCCATTGGCTTTCTCATCAATATGATTGGACGTAAATGGACAATGTTATTCCTTGTCCTGCCCTTCCTATTGGGTTGGGGTCTACTCATTTGGGCCAAGAATCTGGCCATGATGTATTCGTCACGTTTTATTCTGGGTATCGCTGGCGGTGCCTTCTGTGTGACAGCTCCCATGTATACGGGTGAGATAGCCCAAAAGGAAATCCGTGGCACCCTTGGCAGTTTCTTTCAATTGATGATCACCCTGGGTATTCTGTTTGTCTATGCCATTGGAGCCGGTTTGGATGTCTTCTACATGAGCGTGGTCTGCGGCGTTTTGCCAATCATATTTGGTGTCATATTCTTCTTTATGCCGGAATCTCCCACCTATTTG GTCTCCAAGAATCGTTCGGAAAGCGCTGTCCAGTCCATTCAATGGCTGCGTGGCCAACAATATGATTATGCCGCCGAATTGGAGGAATTGCATGAGACCGATCGCCAGATACGTGAGAATAAAGTGAATGTTTTGTCCGCCCTGAACCGTCCTGTAACACGCAAAGCTTTGGCCATCAGTCTGGGTCTTATGTTCTTCCAGCAAGTTTGCGGCATTAATGCTGTCATTTTCTATTCCAAGAAGATTTTCgag gaTGCCAACACTGGCATAAGCTCTGGCATGTCCACAATTTTGGTCGGTGTTATGCAAGTGGTTGCCACCTTCGTCTCCACTTTGGTGGTGGATAAACTCGGACGTCGTATTCTTCTATTGGCCTCGGGAATTGTTATGGCTCTGTCGACCACGGCTATTggtgtttatttctatttgaaGGATCAGGATGAGGACAGTGTGGAGAGCATCACTTGGTTGCCGGTGGCCAGCTTGTGTGTCTTCATTATTATGTTCTCGATTGGTTATGGCCCGGTGCCCTGGCTGATGATGGGTGAACTGTTTGCCACCGATATTAAGGGATTCGCCGGTTCGATTGCGGGCACAACCAACTGGGTGTTGGCCTTTATTGTGACCAAGACATTTACCAATCTGAACGATAGTCTGGGAGCTGGTGGCACTTTCTGGCTCTTTGCCGGCCTCACCGTAATTGGCGTCTTCTTTGTCTTCTTCGCTGTCCCCGAGACCAAGGGCAAGAGCTTGAACGAGATTCAAGCCGAATTGGCTGGCAATAGATCAACAGAGCAGCAAATTGTCAACAAgaattaa